One segment of Rhodospirillaceae bacterium DNA contains the following:
- the ilvD gene encoding dihydroxy-acid dehydratase, with the protein MTRKFNEKQNLPSRYVSIGPESSPHRSYYYAMGMTEEEIHQPFIGVATCWNEAAPCNITLGRQAQAVKLGVKAAGGTPREFTTITVTDGIAMGHEGMKSSLVSREVIADSVELTMRGHCYDAFVGLAGCDKSLPGMMMAMLRLNVPAVFMYGGTILPGLYKGKEVTVQDVFEAVGAHSAGDMTDKELYDLERVACPSAGSCGGQFTANTMACVSEAVGLALSGSAGAPAPYESRDAYAEKSGEAVMRLLEMNLRPRDIVTRKALENAAMVVAASGGSTNAALHLPAMANEAGIDFDLHAVAEIFRKTPYLADLKPAGRYVAKDLYEVGGVPILMKALLDGGYLHGECMTVTGRTIAENLENIVFPTDQDVVRPTSNPLTPTGGVVGVRGNLAPQGGIVKVAGIEKLQFRGPARCFDCEEDAFEAVEKRDYKEGEVIVIRYEGPRGGPGMREMLATTAAIYGQGMGNKVALITDGRFSGATRGFCIGHVGPEAAVGGPIALLKDGDIIAIDADKGTLEVELSDDELAARAKEWKPRESAFGSGAIWRYGQTVGDAEQGAITHPGAKGEKRAYADI; encoded by the coding sequence ATGACCCGCAAATTTAACGAAAAGCAGAACCTGCCGAGCCGCTATGTTTCCATCGGGCCGGAAAGCTCGCCGCATCGGTCCTATTACTACGCGATGGGGATGACGGAGGAAGAAATCCATCAGCCCTTTATCGGCGTTGCTACCTGCTGGAACGAAGCGGCACCGTGCAACATCACCCTTGGCCGTCAGGCCCAGGCCGTCAAGCTGGGCGTGAAAGCAGCAGGTGGGACGCCACGGGAATTTACGACGATCACGGTAACCGACGGCATTGCCATGGGCCATGAGGGCATGAAGTCCTCTCTCGTCAGTCGTGAAGTGATCGCCGATTCGGTCGAATTGACCATGCGCGGCCATTGTTACGATGCGTTTGTCGGCCTGGCCGGTTGCGACAAATCGCTGCCCGGCATGATGATGGCGATGCTGCGCTTAAACGTGCCGGCCGTCTTTATGTATGGCGGCACAATCCTGCCCGGCCTCTACAAGGGCAAAGAGGTCACCGTGCAGGACGTGTTCGAAGCCGTTGGTGCCCACAGCGCCGGCGATATGACGGACAAGGAATTGTACGATCTGGAACGCGTCGCATGTCCTTCCGCAGGCTCTTGCGGCGGCCAGTTCACGGCCAATACGATGGCGTGCGTCTCGGAAGCGGTAGGGCTGGCGCTGTCCGGATCGGCGGGCGCGCCGGCACCTTATGAATCCCGCGACGCCTATGCCGAAAAAAGCGGCGAGGCCGTCATGCGTCTTTTAGAGATGAATTTGCGGCCGCGCGATATCGTCACCCGCAAGGCGCTTGAGAACGCGGCCATGGTTGTCGCCGCTTCGGGCGGCTCGACAAATGCGGCTCTTCACCTGCCGGCAATGGCCAACGAAGCCGGAATTGATTTTGATCTGCATGCCGTGGCCGAAATTTTCCGCAAAACGCCCTATCTTGCCGATCTGAAGCCTGCCGGGCGCTATGTGGCAAAAGACCTTTACGAAGTGGGCGGCGTGCCGATCCTGATGAAGGCCTTGCTGGACGGTGGCTATCTTCATGGCGAATGCATGACGGTCACCGGCAGGACGATTGCTGAAAATCTGGAAAACATCGTTTTCCCGACAGATCAGGATGTTGTGCGCCCAACCTCAAACCCGCTGACACCGACGGGCGGCGTTGTCGGGGTTCGGGGGAATCTTGCGCCCCAGGGGGGGATTGTGAAGGTTGCTGGCATCGAGAAACTGCAATTCCGTGGCCCGGCGCGTTGCTTTGACTGCGAGGAAGACGCGTTTGAGGCCGTCGAAAAGCGGGATTACAAGGAAGGCGAGGTCATCGTCATTCGCTACGAAGGACCACGCGGCGGCCCCGGCATGCGCGAGATGCTGGCCACCACCGCTGCCATTTATGGCCAGGGGATGGGCAACAAGGTGGCGCTTATCACCGATGGCCGTTTCTCTGGTGCCACCCGCGGGTTCTGCATCGGCCATGTTGGCCCGGAAGCCGCAGTCGGTGGGCCAATCGCCCTTTTGAAGGATGGCGACATCATCGCCATCGACGCCGACAAAGGCACCCTTGAGGTCGAGTTAAGCGACGACGAACTTGCCGCCCGCGCAAAGGAATGGAAGCCACGGGAAAGCGCGTTCGGGTCCGGTGCCATCTGGCGTTATGGCCAGACCGTTGGCGATGCGGAGCAGGGTGCCATCACCCATCCCGGCGCCAAAGGGGAAAAACGCGCTTACGCAGATATCTGA
- the xth gene encoding exodeoxyribonuclease III produces the protein MKIASWNVNSVKARLPILLEWLKTARPDVVCLQETKTVEETFPAFEIEAAGYATAVVGQKSYNGVAILANAPIEVLERRLPGEPDDEQARYIEARIGDVRVASIYLPNGNPVATEKFDYKLRWLDRLKRHSEALLKTEEPFVLAGDFNVIPTAIDVFDPKGWEKDALYDLRTREKYRALIHLGLTDAFRIHHPEAGAFTFWDYQSGSWQRDLGLRIDHLLLSPQAADRLEACEIDKSLRAKERPSDHTPVWCSLAPPRGPANQISA, from the coding sequence GTGAAAATCGCGTCCTGGAACGTCAATTCCGTCAAAGCCCGGCTGCCGATCCTTCTGGAATGGCTGAAGACCGCCCGGCCGGATGTCGTTTGCCTGCAGGAAACCAAGACCGTTGAAGAAACCTTTCCGGCGTTCGAAATCGAGGCGGCGGGCTATGCCACCGCCGTCGTCGGGCAAAAATCCTATAACGGCGTCGCCATTCTCGCCAATGCCCCCATTGAGGTTCTGGAAAGACGGCTTCCCGGCGAACCCGACGACGAACAGGCGCGTTACATCGAAGCGCGAATCGGGGACGTACGCGTGGCCTCGATCTACCTTCCCAACGGCAATCCGGTTGCGACCGAGAAATTCGACTACAAACTACGCTGGCTGGATCGGCTCAAGCGCCATAGCGAAGCGTTGTTAAAAACAGAAGAACCCTTCGTGCTGGCGGGCGATTTCAACGTCATCCCGACAGCGATCGACGTTTTCGACCCCAAAGGCTGGGAGAAAGATGCGCTGTACGACCTGCGAACGCGGGAAAAATACCGCGCGCTGATCCACCTTGGCCTAACGGACGCCTTTCGCATTCACCACCCGGAAGCCGGGGCGTTTACCTTCTGGGATTACCAGAGCGGTTCCTGGCAGCGCGATCTGGGCCTGCGCATCGACCATCTGTTGCTTTCGCCTCAGGCCGCCGACCGGCTGGAAGCTTGCGAGATCGACAAAAGTCTCCGGGCAAAAGAGCGGCCATCCGACCACACGCCGGTCTGGTGCTCCCTTGCACCGCCCCGGGGGCCCGCCAATCAGATATCTGCGTAA
- a CDS encoding deoxyguanosinetriphosphate triphosphohydrolase, with protein sequence MEPFAPYACKPEESRGRRYPEEESRMRTVFQRDRDRIIHASAFRRLKYKTQVFVYHEGDHYRTRLTHSLEVAQIARAITRTLRLNEDLAEGLALAHDIGHPPFGHAGEAGLNEAMAAYGGFDHNAHTLRILTSLERRYAEFDGLNLTWETLEGVVKHNGPLTGPKATAGQTVPGEIADYIRVHDLEIETFPGLEAQIASLSDDIAYHSHDLDDGLRAGLFTVDEVADVPLVGPVVADVRARYPKIEVQRLVPETIRRLIDRMVQDLVAETKRRLQSARPENAQAIRELDAPVVAFSGTMEKDNQALKAFLMRRMYRHYKVNRMASKARRIVKELFGLFICEPGCLPTEWQVNIETLDKSAKAQLVLDYIAGMTDRFALEEHRRLFDSYAKIE encoded by the coding sequence ATGGAACCCTTTGCACCCTACGCCTGTAAGCCGGAAGAAAGCCGTGGCCGTCGCTACCCTGAAGAGGAAAGCCGGATGCGGACTGTTTTTCAGCGCGACCGTGACCGCATCATTCATGCTTCGGCGTTTCGGCGGCTGAAATACAAAACCCAGGTTTTCGTCTATCACGAAGGCGATCATTATCGAACACGGCTGACCCACAGTCTTGAAGTGGCGCAGATTGCGCGCGCCATCACCCGTACCCTGCGGCTGAACGAAGATTTGGCGGAAGGCCTGGCCCTGGCCCATGACATTGGCCATCCGCCCTTTGGTCATGCAGGCGAAGCGGGGCTTAACGAGGCGATGGCGGCCTATGGTGGTTTTGACCACAACGCCCATACGCTTCGCATCCTCACCAGTCTTGAACGGCGTTATGCGGAATTTGACGGGCTGAACCTCACTTGGGAAACCCTGGAAGGGGTTGTGAAGCACAATGGGCCACTGACCGGCCCAAAGGCCACCGCAGGCCAGACCGTGCCGGGTGAAATAGCGGATTACATCCGCGTGCACGATCTGGAAATTGAAACGTTTCCGGGCCTTGAGGCGCAAATTGCCTCTCTTTCGGATGACATCGCCTATCACAGCCACGACCTTGACGACGGCCTGCGCGCCGGCCTTTTCACTGTGGACGAGGTGGCAGACGTGCCGCTTGTCGGCCCGGTGGTTGCCGATGTGCGTGCGCGTTATCCTAAAATCGAGGTCCAGCGTCTGGTTCCCGAGACCATTCGACGGCTGATCGACCGCATGGTGCAGGACCTGGTCGCAGAAACAAAACGCCGGTTGCAAAGCGCGCGTCCGGAAAACGCCCAGGCCATCCGCGAACTCGATGCGCCGGTCGTCGCCTTTTCCGGGACAATGGAAAAGGACAATCAGGCCTTAAAGGCGTTTCTCATGCGGCGCATGTACCGTCATTACAAAGTCAACCGGATGGCAAGCAAGGCACGCCGTATTGTGAAAGAGCTTTTTGGGCTTTTTATCTGTGAGCCGGGATGCCTGCCGACGGAATGGCAGGTGAACATAGAGACGTTGGATAAATCGGCAAAGGCGCAGCTTGTCCTTGATTACATTGCCGGCATGACGGATCGTTTCGCGTTAGAGGAACATCGGCGGCTTTTTGACAGTTATGCAAAAATAGAATGA
- a CDS encoding transcriptional regulator yields MERIGYISAESSLDAIFSALADPTRRAILLRLVKGQASVNEIAAPFEISQPAVSRHLKVLEQAGLIERDVDEQRRPARLKAETMATAVDWLAEFRAFWGMSFDQLDDVLMQMKLAKAKETDHE; encoded by the coding sequence ATGGAAAGAATTGGTTATATAAGCGCAGAATCAAGTCTCGACGCCATTTTTTCGGCGCTGGCCGACCCGACGCGGCGGGCAATCCTGTTACGGCTTGTGAAAGGTCAGGCTTCCGTCAATGAGATCGCCGCGCCATTTGAAATAAGTCAACCGGCGGTTTCAAGGCATCTGAAGGTGCTGGAACAGGCGGGGTTGATCGAGCGAGATGTTGACGAACAGCGCCGCCCGGCGAGGCTGAAAGCTGAAACGATGGCAACCGCTGTCGACTGGCTTGCCGAATTTAGAGCTTTTTGGGGGATGTCTTTTGATCAATTAGACGACGTCTTGATGCAGATGAAACTAGCCAAAGCGAAGGAAACAGACCATGAGTGA
- a CDS encoding iron-sulfur cluster insertion protein ErpA translates to MEHAPVTISQSAARRIAELLSAEAEVGHRLRIAVTGGGCSGFQYNFTFDNVTNDDDVVIEKNGASIVIDAISREYLAGAEVDFVEDLIGSAFAIRNPNATASCGCGNSFSVN, encoded by the coding sequence ATGGAACACGCACCCGTCACAATCTCGCAAAGCGCCGCCCGGCGCATCGCCGAGCTTCTGAGCGCCGAGGCCGAGGTCGGCCACAGGCTGCGCATTGCCGTTACCGGCGGCGGTTGTTCGGGCTTTCAATATAATTTCACCTTCGACAATGTGACGAACGATGACGACGTTGTGATTGAAAAGAACGGGGCGTCGATCGTGATCGATGCGATCAGCCGCGAATACCTGGCCGGTGCCGAAGTCGATTTTGTCGAAGACCTTATCGGTTCTGCCTTCGCCATCCGAAACCCCAACGCGACCGCGTCCTGCGGCTGCGGCAATTCCTTTTCCGTCAACTAG
- a CDS encoding GntR family transcriptional regulator: MMEQVYNTILDAICDGQLAPGERLAQEGIAEQLNVSRQPVGQALMLLKSQGFVCKAGRRGLMVAPLEEGFVRSLYEFRGALDRLAARQAATNAASRDIARAKRTAALDQKTAANASISKLIATDMDFHRLIYELSGNAILADTMQPYLNHFRRIMSVVLRIDGYSKNVWMEHDAILDAIAEGDAEKAETLAGEHAEAASTSLQRELNKQTHAKAAPIDKVVDLEIKNTLGN, from the coding sequence ATGATGGAGCAGGTCTACAACACCATCCTGGATGCCATCTGCGATGGCCAGCTAGCCCCCGGTGAGCGGCTTGCTCAGGAAGGCATTGCCGAGCAGCTCAACGTCTCCCGGCAACCGGTTGGCCAGGCGCTGATGCTTTTGAAAAGCCAGGGATTTGTCTGCAAAGCTGGCCGACGCGGGTTGATGGTTGCGCCGCTTGAAGAAGGTTTTGTCCGTTCCCTTTACGAATTTCGCGGCGCCCTCGACCGACTTGCCGCAAGACAGGCCGCTACAAACGCCGCGTCGCGCGACATTGCGCGTGCAAAACGCACCGCGGCCCTGGACCAAAAGACGGCCGCGAACGCATCAATTTCAAAATTGATCGCAACGGACATGGACTTCCACCGGTTGATCTACGAACTTTCCGGCAATGCCATCCTTGCCGATACGATGCAGCCCTATTTGAACCACTTCCGGCGCATCATGAGTGTCGTGCTGCGTATCGATGGCTATAGTAAAAACGTCTGGATGGAGCATGACGCCATTCTTGACGCCATCGCCGAAGGTGATGCGGAAAAAGCCGAGACCCTCGCCGGCGAGCACGCCGAAGCTGCCTCCACGTCTCTACAACGCGAGTTGAACAAACAGACCCATGCCAAGGCCGCCCCTATCGACAAGGTGGTCGACCTTGAGATAAAAAACACATTAGGAAATTAG
- a CDS encoding acetolactate synthase, which translates to MAQNAETSETIAGLIAEFLTARGIDRVFGLCGGHIMPIWDRVARAGIRIIDVRDERAAAHMAHAHAELTGNIAVVLATAGPGVTNAITGIVNADVARAPIVVISGVPPCPQEQMGALQDLVHTDLLRSITRYTRTVREAAHVVPALDEAFARASGEGNVPGPAYIDFPTDLLRARLPRHQVFAEHLAPRAKVQLQPDPKTIAAAVEILWNAKRPLVITGRGARGAGPELRAMLDALDALYLDTSESRGLVPDSHPAVVSSLRGQVMEEADVVLTIGRKLDFQLAYGSPAIFKNARFVRLAEHAEELRDNRRGCPEIVATPALALKAIVAAAGNRKPAVDKKWVQEIRATHAKKREKFIKKLRKTPPGSDGHIHPNRLLSVLQERIAPDAVTIADGGDILSFARVALSAGPYMDPGALGCLGVGVPFGIAAALALPDRQVIVVTGDGAFGFNAIEVDTAVRHDAKVVFVIANNGAWNIECFDQRETYDGNIVGTELRFSDYAGLARALGAHGEHVEREEDIGEAFARCLENAPAVLDVRVTREAVSGDAKAGLALVPDLQPLEAWDNAERDWRNPPKKNS; encoded by the coding sequence ATGGCTCAGAATGCAGAGACATCGGAAACGATCGCCGGCCTTATTGCCGAATTCCTTACCGCACGCGGCATCGACCGTGTTTTCGGGCTTTGCGGCGGCCATATCATGCCCATCTGGGACCGGGTCGCCCGCGCCGGCATTCGCATCATTGACGTCCGTGACGAACGTGCCGCCGCCCACATGGCCCATGCCCATGCCGAACTGACAGGCAACATCGCAGTTGTGCTTGCCACCGCCGGACCCGGCGTCACGAACGCGATCACCGGCATCGTCAACGCCGATGTCGCCCGGGCCCCGATCGTCGTCATCTCCGGCGTGCCGCCATGCCCCCAGGAACAGATGGGGGCATTGCAGGATCTTGTGCACACGGATTTGCTTCGCTCCATCACCCGCTACACCCGGACCGTGCGCGAAGCGGCCCATGTCGTGCCCGCCCTTGACGAGGCCTTTGCGCGCGCCAGCGGCGAAGGCAATGTACCAGGCCCGGCCTACATTGATTTTCCGACGGATCTCCTGCGCGCACGCCTGCCCCGGCACCAGGTTTTTGCCGAACATTTGGCACCACGGGCCAAGGTGCAATTGCAGCCCGACCCAAAAACCATCGCCGCGGCGGTCGAAATTCTGTGGAATGCCAAACGACCGCTGGTGATTACCGGGCGTGGCGCACGCGGTGCCGGGCCCGAACTTCGCGCGATGCTTGATGCGCTGGACGCCCTTTACCTCGACACGTCTGAAAGCCGGGGGCTTGTTCCAGACAGCCACCCCGCCGTCGTTTCCTCGCTGCGCGGCCAGGTGATGGAAGAAGCCGATGTCGTCCTGACCATCGGCCGCAAGCTCGATTTTCAGCTTGCTTATGGCTCGCCAGCTATTTTCAAAAACGCCCGCTTCGTCCGCCTTGCCGAACATGCAGAGGAACTTCGCGACAATCGGCGCGGCTGCCCAGAAATCGTCGCCACGCCGGCGCTGGCCCTGAAAGCCATCGTCGCGGCAGCCGGCAATCGCAAGCCCGCCGTAGATAAGAAGTGGGTTCAGGAAATACGCGCAACCCACGCGAAAAAAAGAGAAAAATTTATTAAAAAACTTAGGAAGACGCCCCCCGGAAGCGACGGCCATATCCATCCCAATCGCCTGTTGAGTGTGTTGCAGGAACGGATCGCACCCGATGCCGTCACCATCGCCGATGGCGGCGATATCCTGAGTTTCGCCCGCGTCGCCCTTTCCGCAGGCCCCTATATGGACCCCGGCGCGCTTGGCTGCCTGGGCGTGGGCGTTCCTTTTGGAATCGCCGCCGCCCTCGCCCTTCCCGACCGCCAGGTCATTGTTGTCACCGGCGACGGCGCCTTTGGCTTCAATGCAATCGAGGTCGATACCGCCGTTCGCCACGACGCCAAGGTTGTTTTCGTCATCGCCAACAATGGTGCATGGAACATTGAATGCTTTGACCAGCGCGAAACCTATGACGGCAATATCGTCGGCACGGAACTTCGCTTTTCCGATTATGCCGGTCTTGCGCGTGCGCTTGGCGCCCATGGCGAGCATGTCGAGCGCGAGGAAGATATTGGCGAAGCCTTCGCGCGCTGCCTCGAAAACGCACCCGCCGTCCTTGACGTGCGGGTCACCCGCGAGGCGGTCTCGGGCGATGCCAAGGCCGGCCTTGCCCTGGTGCCGGATTTGCAACCGCTGGAAGCGTGGGACAACGCCGAACGCGACTGGCGGAACCCCCCTAAAAAAAATAGCTAA
- a CDS encoding protein-L-isoaspartate O-methyltransferase — MTDFTAARRNMVDCQLRPNKVTDPRLVAAMSELPRERFVPSGYEGVAYVDAHLPLDRGRSIMEPMVLARLLELAEIQQGDVVLDIGCSTGYSAAVIAALAGTVVALESDPVFAGFATKLLLELGCDNVAVVEGPLADGYPSQAPFDVIFIDGAIAEVPEAIRNQLKKGGRLVAVLTGPAGVGQATVLTRTDSSVGSRAAFDAATPELPEFAAKEGFVF; from the coding sequence ATGACGGATTTTACCGCCGCCAGGCGAAACATGGTGGACTGCCAGTTGCGACCGAACAAGGTGACGGACCCGCGCCTCGTTGCCGCCATGTCCGAATTGCCACGGGAACGCTTTGTCCCGTCAGGCTATGAGGGCGTTGCCTATGTCGATGCCCATTTGCCTCTGGACCGGGGCCGTTCGATTATGGAACCGATGGTGCTGGCACGTCTTCTGGAACTTGCCGAAATTCAGCAAGGAGATGTCGTTCTTGATATTGGTTGCAGCACCGGTTATTCGGCAGCCGTGATTGCCGCTCTGGCGGGGACGGTTGTTGCGCTTGAATCGGATCCCGTCTTTGCGGGTTTTGCAACAAAACTGCTTTTGGAGCTCGGCTGCGACAACGTGGCCGTCGTCGAAGGGCCATTGGCCGATGGCTATCCCAGTCAGGCACCTTTTGACGTGATTTTTATCGATGGCGCCATCGCCGAGGTTCCAGAAGCGATCCGCAATCAGCTAAAGAAAGGCGGGCGCCTGGTTGCCGTACTCACCGGGCCGGCGGGCGTGGGGCAGGCGACTGTCCTGACGCGGACGGATAGTAGCGTTGGCAGCCGCGCCGCCTTCGACGCAGCGACGCCCGAGCTGCCGGAATTCGCAGCCAAGGAAGGCTTTGTCTTCTAA
- a CDS encoding valine--tRNA ligase: MKELEKRYDSKAVEGPCYKAWENAGAFAADTKSDAAPFTIMMPPPNVTGSLHMGHALNHTLQDILTRYYRMKGADALWQPGMDHAGIATQMVVERQLAEKGITRHDLGREAFVERVWDWKEESGGTITTQLRRLGTSPDWEKERFTLDSGLSQAVTKVFVELHKAGLLYRDKRLVNWDCELLTAISDLEVVQKETKGHLWHFRYPLEDGSGHIVVATTRPETMFGDTAVAVHPEDARYQHLVGKKVRLPISDRLIPIVADEHSDPEMGSGAVKITPAHDFNDFEVGRRHDLPLVNVFDAKAHLNENVPEAYRGLDRYVAREKVIAEMESLDLLERIEDHVHALPHGDRSGAVIEPYLTDQWFVDAATLAKPAIEAVETRKTQFVPKHWENTYFEWMRNIQPWCISRQLWWGHRIPAWYGPDGEIFVAASEEDAAAAAKIHYGKETELTRDPDVLDTWFSSALWPFSTLGWPEETPELARYYPTDVLVTGFDIIFFWVARMMMMGLHFMGEVPFHTVYIHALVRDASGQKMSKSKGNIIDPLGLIEQYGCDALRFTLTALASPGRDIKLSEARVESSRNFATKLWNAARYCQMAECIPDPDFNPGAASLTVNRWIIGHVAKLAGDLEQALAAYRFNDVANVLHHFVRGTFCDWYLEFTKPILNGDDAAAKKETRATTAWALNQILHLLHPVMPFITEELWQKIGEGDGMLMTSGWPIFDAGLIDEDAMAEMDWVVRLITKIRIIRSKFQVPPKKAIKAGVENANETTLQRMKTHDAIIKTLANLESLSQEENMAGGTIPFVLDEATGHVFPGDDINVPVQQARLEEEIRSLDKEVAKIEKKLGNAQFLAKAPEEVVAEQRARRDRAKDECDENRKWLAGMQERR; the protein is encoded by the coding sequence ATGAAAGAGCTAGAAAAAAGATACGATTCCAAAGCGGTCGAAGGGCCGTGCTACAAGGCCTGGGAAAATGCCGGTGCCTTTGCTGCCGACACCAAATCGGACGCGGCACCCTTTACGATCATGATGCCGCCGCCGAACGTGACCGGCAGTCTGCACATGGGCCACGCCCTCAACCATACGCTCCAGGACATTCTGACCCGCTATTACCGCATGAAGGGGGCAGATGCCCTCTGGCAGCCGGGCATGGATCACGCAGGTATCGCCACCCAGATGGTCGTTGAAAGGCAACTCGCCGAAAAAGGCATCACGCGCCACGATCTTGGTCGCGAAGCCTTTGTTGAACGTGTCTGGGACTGGAAAGAAGAATCCGGCGGGACGATTACCACCCAATTGCGGCGTCTGGGGACGTCCCCCGATTGGGAAAAAGAACGCTTCACCCTGGATTCGGGCCTCTCGCAAGCCGTTACGAAAGTCTTTGTCGAACTTCACAAGGCCGGCCTTCTTTATCGGGACAAGCGCCTCGTCAATTGGGATTGCGAATTGCTGACGGCGATCTCTGACCTTGAAGTCGTACAAAAAGAAACGAAAGGCCATCTGTGGCATTTTCGTTATCCGCTGGAAGACGGTTCCGGCCATATCGTCGTTGCAACCACGCGTCCGGAAACGATGTTTGGCGATACGGCGGTTGCTGTGCATCCCGAAGATGCGCGCTATCAGCACCTTGTCGGCAAAAAGGTACGTCTGCCGATTTCTGATCGCCTGATTCCGATTGTTGCCGACGAACATTCGGACCCGGAGATGGGAAGCGGGGCGGTCAAAATCACCCCGGCCCACGACTTCAACGATTTCGAAGTTGGTCGTCGTCATGACCTTCCTTTGGTGAACGTGTTTGATGCGAAGGCGCATTTAAACGAAAATGTTCCCGAAGCCTATCGCGGTCTTGACCGTTATGTGGCGCGCGAAAAAGTTATTGCTGAAATGGAATCCCTCGACCTTCTTGAACGGATTGAAGACCATGTTCACGCGCTGCCCCATGGGGATCGTTCCGGCGCGGTGATTGAGCCTTATCTCACCGATCAATGGTTTGTAGACGCCGCCACCCTGGCGAAACCGGCGATTGAGGCTGTGGAGACGCGCAAGACCCAATTCGTGCCGAAACATTGGGAAAACACCTATTTTGAATGGATGCGCAACATTCAGCCCTGGTGCATTTCGCGCCAGCTGTGGTGGGGGCATCGGATTCCGGCCTGGTACGGACCGGATGGGGAAATTTTTGTTGCGGCATCGGAGGAAGACGCCGCCGCCGCCGCCAAAATCCATTACGGCAAGGAAACCGAACTCACCCGTGACCCCGATGTGCTGGACACCTGGTTTTCATCGGCCTTGTGGCCGTTTTCGACCCTGGGCTGGCCGGAAGAAACGCCGGAACTTGCGCGCTATTATCCGACGGACGTGCTGGTTACCGGGTTCGACATCATTTTCTTCTGGGTGGCACGCATGATGATGATGGGGCTGCACTTCATGGGCGAGGTGCCTTTCCACACCGTCTACATCCACGCGCTGGTCCGCGATGCCTCGGGCCAGAAAATGTCGAAGTCGAAGGGCAACATCATCGATCCCCTGGGGCTGATCGAACAATATGGCTGCGATGCGCTGCGGTTCACGCTGACGGCTCTTGCTTCGCCGGGGCGTGACATCAAACTTTCGGAAGCGCGCGTTGAAAGCTCGCGAAATTTTGCAACGAAGCTTTGGAACGCGGCGCGCTATTGCCAGATGGCGGAATGCATTCCGGACCCGGATTTTAATCCGGGTGCCGCGTCGCTTACGGTCAATCGCTGGATCATCGGCCATGTTGCCAAACTGGCGGGCGATCTTGAGCAAGCGCTTGCGGCTTACCGCTTCAACGATGTGGCCAATGTGTTGCATCACTTTGTCCGGGGAACTTTCTGCGACTGGTATCTGGAGTTTACAAAACCGATCCTGAATGGCGACGACGCGGCCGCAAAAAAAGAGACGCGCGCGACGACGGCCTGGGCGCTGAACCAGATCCTTCACCTGCTGCACCCGGTCATGCCGTTTATCACCGAGGAATTGTGGCAGAAAATCGGCGAAGGGGACGGGATGCTGATGACGTCCGGCTGGCCGATTTTTGATGCCGGCTTGATCGACGAAGACGCGATGGCGGAAATGGATTGGGTTGTGCGGCTGATTACGAAAATCCGCATCATCCGTTCAAAATTTCAGGTGCCGCCGAAAAAGGCAATCAAGGCTGGGGTTGAGAACGCGAACGAAACCACATTGCAACGCATGAAAACCCATGACGCGATCATCAAGACACTCGCCAATCTGGAAAGCCTTAGCCAGGAAGAAAACATGGCAGGAGGCACCATTCCCTTTGTGCTCGACGAGGCGACGGGCCATGTTTTTCCGGGTGATGACATCAACGTGCCCGTACAGCAGGCGCGTTTGGAAGAAGAAATACGCAGCCTCGACAAGGAAGTCGCCAAGATCGAAAAGAAGCTTGGCAATGCGCAATTTCTTGCGAAGGCCCCGGAAGAAGTGGTGGCGGAACAGCGCGCACGCCGGGACAGGGCCAAAGATGAATGCGACGAGAATCGAAAGTGGCTCGCGGGAATGCAAGAACGGCGTTAA